The Pantoea vagans genome includes a window with the following:
- a CDS encoding ABC transporter substrate-binding protein, translating to MVTIRLAVRDWDYFTPLALGDIKPEGFTLEIDRVGTLVDNLATSDKYDAGEVSFSRYAQACARGDYALLGLPHFLMRGFRQRCIITTADSPITTPAQLKGKKIGVTGWQDSGNTWTRTVLREAGVEIDDAYWFAGRLTEDHPIVDRLAGFGRPGRIEPAPGERPLIDLLKAGELDAVFTPFMPEGFFLKDSGLRQLQADFATAERDYFNRVGYVPGIHILAMKPALAEAHPWLPQALSEIIDRSYQMWMKKREKYADTTPWLLDDLRRTAQELPADWNQNGFSTNKKMIADFANELFQQGLTKTLLTPEAIFPAVAKGE from the coding sequence ATGGTAACCATCAGACTGGCGGTGCGTGACTGGGATTATTTTACCCCGCTAGCACTCGGCGATATCAAACCAGAAGGCTTTACGCTGGAGATTGACCGCGTAGGTACGCTGGTCGATAACCTCGCAACCAGCGACAAATACGATGCGGGTGAAGTCTCCTTCAGCCGCTATGCTCAGGCATGTGCCAGAGGTGACTACGCGTTGCTGGGCCTGCCGCACTTCCTGATGCGGGGCTTTCGTCAGCGCTGCATTATCACCACCGCTGACAGCCCCATCACCACGCCTGCACAGCTAAAAGGCAAAAAGATTGGTGTCACGGGATGGCAGGATTCCGGCAATACCTGGACGCGTACCGTACTGCGTGAAGCGGGTGTGGAAATTGATGATGCCTACTGGTTTGCAGGCCGTTTGACCGAAGATCACCCGATTGTGGACCGTCTGGCGGGCTTTGGCCGTCCGGGCCGCATCGAGCCTGCTCCGGGTGAGCGACCGCTGATCGACCTGCTGAAAGCGGGCGAGTTGGATGCGGTATTCACGCCGTTTATGCCTGAGGGCTTCTTCCTGAAAGACTCCGGTTTACGTCAGCTGCAGGCCGACTTTGCCACTGCCGAGCGCGACTACTTTAACCGCGTTGGTTATGTGCCTGGCATTCACATTTTGGCGATGAAACCGGCGTTGGCAGAAGCGCATCCCTGGTTGCCACAGGCCTTAAGCGAGATTATCGATCGGTCGTACCAGATGTGGATGAAGAAACGTGAGAAGTATGCGGATACCACGCCGTGGTTGCTGGATGATTTGCGACGTACCGCGCAGGAATTACCGGCCGACTGGAATCAAAACGGATTCTCAACTAACAAAAAGATGATCGCCGATTTTGCCAACGAGCTGTTCCAACAAGGCTTAACCAAAACATTGCTGACGCCGGAAGCGATTTTCCCGGCCGTCGCGAAAGGGGAGTGA
- the lipA gene encoding lipoyl synthase: MSKPIQMERGVKYRDADKMALIPVKTVMVEREEILRKPEWMKIKLPADSSRIQGIKAAMRKNGLHSVCEEASCPNLAECFNHGTATFMILGAICTRRCPFCDVAHGRPNAPDANEPLKLAQTIADMALRYVVITSVDRDDLRDGGAQHFADCITAIREKSPSIKIETLVPDFRGRMDRALEILTATPPDVFNHNLENVPRVYRQVRPGANYDWSLKLLERFKEAHPDVPTKSGLMVGLGETNAEIVEVMRDLRRHGVTMLTLGQYLQPSRHHLPVQRYVSPAEFDEMKEEAMAMGFTHAACGPFVRSSYHADMQAKGLEVK, translated from the coding sequence ATGAGTAAACCAATTCAGATGGAACGTGGCGTCAAGTATCGCGATGCCGACAAAATGGCGCTGATTCCGGTGAAAACCGTGATGGTCGAGCGTGAAGAAATTCTGCGTAAGCCGGAGTGGATGAAGATCAAACTGCCTGCGGATTCCAGCCGCATTCAGGGAATCAAAGCCGCAATGCGCAAAAATGGTCTGCACTCGGTGTGTGAAGAGGCTTCCTGCCCTAACCTCGCCGAATGCTTCAACCATGGCACCGCCACCTTTATGATCCTCGGCGCAATTTGTACCCGTCGCTGCCCATTCTGCGACGTGGCGCATGGCCGCCCCAATGCGCCTGACGCCAACGAACCGCTGAAGCTGGCGCAAACTATTGCCGATATGGCATTGCGCTATGTGGTCATCACCTCGGTGGACCGCGACGATCTGCGTGACGGCGGTGCTCAGCACTTTGCCGATTGCATCACCGCGATCCGCGAGAAAAGCCCAAGCATTAAGATTGAAACGCTGGTGCCTGATTTCCGTGGTCGTATGGATCGCGCACTGGAAATTCTGACCGCAACCCCACCGGATGTGTTCAACCACAACCTGGAAAACGTGCCGCGCGTCTATCGTCAGGTGCGTCCTGGTGCCAACTACGACTGGTCACTGAAACTGCTGGAACGCTTTAAAGAAGCCCATCCGGATGTGCCGACCAAGTCTGGTTTGATGGTGGGTCTGGGTGAAACCAATGCAGAGATTGTTGAAGTGATGCGCGATTTGCGCCGTCATGGTGTCACCATGCTGACACTCGGCCAGTACCTGCAGCCAAGCCGCCACCATCTGCCGGTACAGCGCTATGTCAGCCCAGCCGAGTTCGATGAGATGAAAGAAGAAGCCATGGCGATGGGCTTTACCCATGCCGCCTGCGGTCCGTTCGTTCGCTCTTCTTACCATGCAGACATGCAGGCGAAAGGTCTGGAAGTAAAATAA
- the dacA gene encoding D-alanyl-D-alanine carboxypeptidase DacA: MNTLKPSRFLKRLTVGSLVALSLSHAAFADDVNLKTMIPGVPEIDAEAYVLMDANSGKVLAEKNADARRDPASLTKMMTSYVIGQAVKAGKIHNDDIVTVGKDAWATGNPVFKGSSLMFLKPGDRVPVSQLTRGIVLQSGNDACVAMADYVAGSQDAFVSLMNNYVNALGLKNTHFQTVHGLDAEGQYSSPRDMALIGQALIRDVPDEYAVYREKDFTFNNIKQMNRNGLLWDTSLNVDGIKTGHTDAAGYNLVASATEGQMRLISAVMGGRTYKGRETESKKLLTWGFRFFETVAPLKAGKEFASEPVWFGNSDRVQLGVEKDAYLTIPRGRMKDLKASYVLNNTELHAPLQKNQVVGSINFQLDGKTIEQRPLVVLNEVQEGGFFGRIIDYIKLMFHHWFG, encoded by the coding sequence ATGAATACGCTGAAACCTTCTCGTTTTCTGAAACGCCTGACAGTGGGATCACTGGTCGCCCTCTCTCTCAGCCATGCCGCATTTGCGGATGATGTTAATCTTAAGACGATGATCCCGGGCGTACCGGAAATCGATGCTGAAGCTTACGTGCTGATGGATGCCAACTCCGGCAAAGTACTGGCGGAAAAGAACGCTGATGCACGCCGCGATCCTGCCAGCCTGACCAAAATGATGACCAGCTACGTCATTGGTCAAGCGGTCAAAGCCGGTAAAATCCACAACGATGATATCGTCACCGTAGGGAAAGATGCCTGGGCAACCGGCAACCCGGTGTTCAAGGGCTCGTCACTGATGTTCCTGAAACCAGGCGATCGCGTACCGGTTTCCCAGCTGACGCGCGGTATCGTTTTGCAATCGGGTAACGATGCTTGTGTGGCAATGGCGGACTATGTCGCCGGTAGCCAGGACGCCTTTGTTAGCCTGATGAACAACTACGTTAACGCACTGGGCCTGAAAAACACCCACTTCCAGACCGTACACGGCCTGGATGCTGAAGGTCAGTACAGCTCACCACGCGATATGGCGCTGATTGGTCAGGCACTGATTCGTGACGTTCCGGACGAATACGCGGTTTACCGTGAAAAAGATTTCACCTTTAACAACATCAAACAGATGAACCGTAACGGTTTGCTGTGGGATACCAGCCTGAACGTGGACGGTATCAAAACCGGTCATACTGATGCCGCTGGTTACAACCTGGTGGCATCCGCTACTGAAGGCCAGATGCGTCTGATTTCTGCGGTAATGGGTGGTCGTACCTATAAAGGCCGTGAAACCGAGAGCAAAAAACTGCTGACCTGGGGCTTCCGCTTCTTTGAAACCGTAGCACCACTGAAAGCGGGTAAAGAGTTTGCTTCTGAGCCAGTGTGGTTCGGTAACAGCGATCGTGTGCAGTTGGGCGTGGAAAAAGATGCCTATCTGACGATTCCTCGCGGCCGCATGAAAGACCTGAAAGCCAGCTATGTGCTGAACAACACCGAACTGCATGCACCGCTGCAGAAAAATCAGGTCGTGGGCAGCATTAACTTCCAGTTAGATGGAAAAACCATCGAACAGCGTCCGCTGGTGGTACTGAACGAAGTGCAGGAAGGCGGCTTCTTCGGTCGTATCATTGATTACATCAAACTGATGTTCCATCACTGGTTCGGTTAA
- a CDS encoding ABC transporter substrate-binding protein produces MKTLATAIALALGLTVSVVQAADAIPTQKVDQALHDRLPAEIKSAGKMISVNNGSFPPYEIVNGPHSMDGASADLTEALAQLLGVKIEHATVSGLSGVLAGINSGRYQMAIGPIGDYPDRQQKVDFIDFVQEFVVFGVQKGNPAKINGLEDTCGKRIAVMAAGSAEQVIRKQSDACVAAGKPAVQVQSFTDQPSSILAVRSKRSDAFFSSQAPLTYFIEQANGQLELSGKGQKNGFGDIFQGTVVPKGSELGNVVLDAYKELFANGTYAAIMKKWKLDGNILQQPGRNLAQGTAK; encoded by the coding sequence ATGAAAACACTTGCAACCGCTATCGCGCTGGCTCTGGGCCTGACCGTAAGCGTCGTTCAGGCAGCGGATGCCATCCCAACGCAGAAAGTTGATCAGGCTTTACACGATCGTCTGCCTGCTGAGATTAAAAGCGCTGGAAAAATGATTTCGGTAAACAACGGATCATTCCCTCCCTATGAGATTGTGAATGGCCCTCACTCAATGGATGGCGCGTCTGCCGACCTGACCGAGGCGCTGGCACAGCTGCTCGGCGTGAAAATTGAACATGCTACCGTCAGCGGATTGTCTGGCGTATTGGCAGGCATCAATTCAGGTCGTTACCAGATGGCGATTGGCCCGATTGGTGACTATCCGGACCGCCAGCAGAAAGTTGATTTTATCGACTTCGTGCAGGAGTTCGTGGTGTTCGGCGTGCAGAAGGGCAACCCAGCGAAGATCAATGGTCTTGAGGACACCTGCGGTAAACGCATTGCGGTGATGGCGGCGGGTTCGGCAGAGCAGGTGATTCGTAAGCAGTCCGATGCTTGTGTGGCTGCGGGCAAACCAGCGGTGCAGGTGCAATCCTTCACCGACCAGCCGTCATCGATTCTGGCGGTACGTTCAAAACGTTCCGACGCATTCTTCTCGTCACAAGCGCCGCTGACTTACTTCATCGAGCAGGCGAATGGCCAACTCGAGTTGTCGGGTAAAGGGCAGAAAAACGGTTTCGGCGATATCTTCCAGGGCACTGTGGTGCCGAAAGGCTCCGAGCTGGGCAATGTGGTGCTGGATGCCTATAAAGAGCTGTTTGCCAACGGCACTTATGCGGCGATCATGAAAAAATGGAAACTCGACGGCAATATTCTGCAGCAGCCGGGACGTAATCTGGCGCAGGGGACGGCAAAATGA
- a CDS encoding amino acid ABC transporter permease, with product MSPLNHNTRARDKADVQQRDVAFARSAPTYGRWISWIVVLVIAANFLWLVATNPNFEWKVVLQWFTEGSVMKGLQVTLGLTVVSMILGTLLGLVLGVWRLSDNKLLSGISSLYIWFFRGTPLLVQLIFWYNLSTLFPSISITVPWTDITFAHWNTNDLITPLTAAIAGLALNEAAYMAEIIRAGLLSVDNGQVETTQAFGMSRSRALRRIIIPQAMRSIIPPTGNQLISMIKATSLVSVIAMGDLLYSVQAVYNRTFEIIPMLMVAVIWYLFITSILNVGQSAIERYYARGTKRTVVINKRRAASTDKAVAAAHRLKEDV from the coding sequence ATGAGTCCGCTCAACCACAATACGCGAGCCAGGGATAAGGCCGACGTGCAGCAGCGCGATGTGGCTTTTGCCCGCAGTGCGCCCACCTATGGGCGCTGGATCTCCTGGATTGTGGTACTGGTGATTGCTGCTAACTTTCTCTGGTTAGTGGCGACCAATCCCAATTTTGAGTGGAAAGTGGTGCTGCAGTGGTTCACTGAAGGCTCGGTGATGAAAGGGCTTCAGGTGACGCTGGGCCTGACGGTGGTCTCAATGATCCTCGGGACGCTGTTAGGTTTGGTGTTAGGGGTGTGGCGACTGTCGGATAACAAGTTGTTGAGTGGTATCTCTTCCCTCTACATCTGGTTTTTCCGTGGAACGCCGCTGCTGGTGCAGCTGATTTTTTGGTACAACCTTTCAACGCTGTTTCCGTCCATTTCCATCACCGTGCCCTGGACGGACATCACCTTTGCTCACTGGAATACCAACGATCTGATCACGCCGTTAACGGCTGCGATCGCTGGTCTGGCACTGAATGAGGCGGCTTATATGGCCGAGATCATTCGCGCAGGGTTGCTGTCAGTGGACAATGGACAGGTGGAAACCACCCAGGCATTTGGTATGAGCCGCAGCCGTGCGCTGCGTCGCATCATCATCCCACAAGCCATGCGCTCGATCATTCCGCCAACAGGCAACCAGTTGATCAGCATGATCAAAGCCACCTCGCTGGTGAGTGTGATTGCGATGGGCGACCTGCTCTATTCTGTACAGGCTGTTTATAACCGTACCTTTGAAATTATCCCGATGCTGATGGTGGCAGTGATTTGGTATCTGTTCATCACTTCGATTCTCAATGTGGGCCAGTCCGCCATTGAACGTTACTACGCACGTGGTACTAAACGCACCGTGGTGATAAACAAACGCCGTGCTGCCAGTACCGATAAAGCGGTCGCCGCCGCACACCGACTGAAGGAGGATGTATGA
- the lipB gene encoding lipoyl(octanoyl) transferase LipB produces the protein MSANTLLVRQLGLRDWQPVSDAMHQFTDQRDPHTADELWLVEHHPVFTQGQAGKAEHLLMPGDIPVVQSDRGGQVTYHGPGQQIMYVLIDVKRRKMGVRELVTALEETVISTLADYDISARARADAPGVYVGDDKICSLGLRIRKGCSFHGLALNVAMDLAPFLRINPCGYAGMQMTQLSATQPGVTPADVQPRLVQHFARLTGFSQLEWKNESAV, from the coding sequence TTGTCAGCTAACACGCTTCTTGTTCGTCAACTGGGCCTGCGCGACTGGCAGCCCGTCTCCGATGCGATGCATCAGTTTACCGATCAACGCGACCCGCACACTGCCGATGAACTCTGGCTGGTGGAGCATCACCCGGTGTTTACCCAAGGCCAGGCCGGTAAAGCAGAACATCTGTTGATGCCCGGTGACATTCCGGTAGTACAAAGCGATCGCGGCGGTCAGGTGACCTATCACGGACCTGGTCAGCAAATCATGTATGTGCTGATTGACGTCAAACGCCGTAAAATGGGCGTGCGTGAACTGGTGACGGCGTTAGAAGAGACGGTAATCAGTACACTGGCGGACTACGATATTTCCGCGCGGGCGCGCGCCGATGCGCCCGGTGTGTATGTGGGGGATGACAAGATCTGCTCGCTGGGGCTGCGCATCCGCAAAGGGTGTTCCTTCCACGGGTTAGCCTTAAACGTGGCCATGGATCTCGCCCCCTTCTTACGCATCAATCCGTGTGGCTATGCTGGCATGCAGATGACCCAGCTCAGTGCAACCCAGCCCGGCGTCACTCCGGCCGATGTGCAACCGCGCCTGGTGCAGCATTTCGCGCGATTAACCGGTTTTAGCCAGCTGGAGTGGAAAAATGAATCAGCGGTCTGA
- the tatE gene encoding twin-arginine translocase subunit TatE, which produces MEGFSIAKLLIIGALIVLLFGTNKLRSLGGDLGSAIKGFKKAMKDDESTATKSTAEEAPAERVSHKE; this is translated from the coding sequence ATGGAAGGTTTCAGCATTGCCAAACTGCTGATCATCGGTGCACTTATCGTACTGCTGTTTGGTACCAACAAGTTACGTTCACTGGGTGGCGATCTGGGTTCCGCAATCAAAGGCTTCAAGAAAGCCATGAAAGACGATGAATCCACCGCAACCAAAAGCACCGCTGAAGAAGCGCCGGCTGAACGCGTCAGTCACAAAGAGTAA
- a CDS encoding PLP-dependent aminotransferase family protein: MTQNVDVEWLSQQIDDASVKGITHATSTLIRDGEIAVGMQMPAVRELAERLGVSPATVSAAWAQLKKQKVLAGKGRSGVWVCGNSVLPRPIRFEKIGNYGENIKASLAMASPDPALLPDLRQAMLAGITSTDLNSYQREAISPQLQAAIQPRWPYPAQAWLATDGGFDAMNLIVQTLLSPGDRVIIEDPTATRLLDMLDNIGAEILPLPCDEQGPLPAVLTTHLQKSPAMFIYQPRTHSATGHSVTQRRSAELARVLANSNILIVEDDGIGDLSRWPVWSLGFHFPERVIHVHSFSKAYGPDLRLAVLSGTADMVKRLQSWRNFGVSWTSRILQDAVAWMLTDDTTQRCIQQAKTAYAQRRQQLLAALAARGMVLEERDGLSVLIPVESEQYAMITLAARGIAVLPGERCSINSRQFIRVSAALLPFEQLDSIADAIVIASGRELKTTPDL, translated from the coding sequence ATGACGCAAAATGTAGATGTAGAGTGGCTTAGCCAACAGATTGATGACGCTTCGGTGAAGGGGATTACTCACGCCACTTCAACTCTGATTCGTGACGGGGAAATCGCGGTGGGTATGCAGATGCCGGCGGTACGTGAACTGGCAGAACGGTTGGGCGTCAGCCCGGCAACCGTATCTGCTGCCTGGGCGCAGTTGAAGAAGCAGAAAGTGCTGGCGGGAAAAGGTCGCAGTGGTGTCTGGGTCTGTGGCAACAGCGTGCTGCCCCGCCCGATTCGCTTTGAAAAAATTGGCAATTACGGTGAAAACATTAAAGCGTCACTGGCGATGGCGTCGCCGGACCCTGCGCTGCTACCGGACCTCAGACAGGCGATGCTGGCGGGCATTACCTCAACCGATCTCAACAGCTATCAACGTGAGGCGATCTCGCCGCAGTTACAGGCTGCGATCCAGCCGCGCTGGCCCTATCCGGCACAGGCCTGGCTCGCCACCGATGGCGGATTTGATGCCATGAACCTGATCGTGCAAACCTTGCTGTCGCCTGGCGATCGGGTCATCATCGAAGATCCGACTGCCACACGCCTGTTGGATATGCTGGATAATATCGGCGCAGAAATTTTACCGCTGCCCTGTGACGAGCAAGGCCCACTGCCTGCCGTATTAACCACGCATCTGCAAAAGTCACCGGCCATGTTTATCTATCAGCCGCGCACCCATTCAGCAACAGGGCACAGTGTCACCCAGCGCCGCAGCGCCGAACTGGCCCGCGTGTTGGCAAACAGCAACATCCTGATTGTGGAGGATGACGGCATCGGCGACCTGTCACGCTGGCCGGTCTGGAGCCTGGGCTTTCACTTCCCGGAACGCGTTATCCACGTCCACTCGTTCTCCAAAGCCTATGGCCCGGATCTCCGGCTGGCAGTGCTGTCCGGTACGGCAGATATGGTGAAACGATTACAGTCATGGCGTAACTTTGGCGTGAGCTGGACCAGTCGAATTTTGCAAGACGCCGTGGCATGGATGCTGACTGATGACACCACGCAACGGTGCATCCAGCAGGCAAAAACCGCCTATGCACAGCGCCGCCAACAGCTGCTCGCGGCACTGGCGGCTCGTGGAATGGTGCTGGAAGAGCGTGATGGGCTCAGTGTTCTGATTCCGGTGGAGTCAGAACAGTACGCGATGATTACCTTAGCTGCACGTGGCATTGCCGTGCTGCCCGGTGAGCGCTGTAGCATTAACAGTCGGCAATTTATTCGCGTCAGCGCCGCGTTATTGCCGTTCGAACAACTGGACAGCATCGCAGACGCTATCGTCATCGCCTCAGGTCGAGAACTGAAAACTACCCCAGATCTTTGA
- the ybeD gene encoding DUF493 family protein YbeD, with protein MKTKLNELLEFPTPFTYKVMGLAQPELVDQVVEVVQRHAPGDYTPAVKPSSKGNYHSVSITITATHIEQVETLYEELGNIEIVRMVL; from the coding sequence ATGAAAACCAAACTGAATGAACTGCTCGAATTCCCTACCCCCTTCACTTATAAAGTCATGGGACTGGCGCAACCGGAGCTGGTTGATCAAGTGGTTGAAGTGGTGCAACGTCACGCGCCAGGCGACTATACCCCGGCGGTGAAGCCCAGCAGCAAAGGCAACTATCACTCCGTCTCCATCACCATTACCGCCACGCATATCGAACAAGTTGAAACCCTTTACGAAGAGTTAGGCAATATCGAAATCGTGCGTATGGTTCTGTAA
- a CDS encoding deaminated glutathione amidase yields the protein MKVAMGQFAVSREWQENTDICIGLMNNALAGGADLLVLPEGVLARDIADPDLVLKAAQPLDGPFVTQLLAVSKGNDLTTMMSVHVPTEGNKALNVLIAIRNGEIIAAYDKLHLYDAFAMQESQRVNPGNVIPPLVEVAGMKVGLMTCYDVRFPELARRLVLDGADVLVLPAAWVKGPLKEMHWELLCTARALENTCYMVAVGECGPRNIGNSLVVDPLGVAIAKAPESAALVFADLDPQRIAYARSVLPVLENRRFARPELKPL from the coding sequence ATGAAAGTTGCAATGGGACAGTTTGCTGTCAGCCGTGAATGGCAGGAAAACACCGATATTTGCATCGGTCTGATGAACAATGCGCTGGCGGGTGGCGCAGATTTGCTGGTACTGCCTGAAGGCGTGCTGGCGCGTGATATTGCCGACCCAGACCTGGTACTGAAAGCGGCACAGCCTCTGGATGGCCCTTTTGTGACGCAACTGCTGGCGGTGAGCAAGGGTAATGACTTAACCACCATGATGAGCGTGCACGTGCCAACTGAAGGCAACAAAGCGTTGAACGTGCTGATTGCCATCCGTAACGGCGAAATCATTGCCGCTTACGACAAATTACACCTCTACGATGCCTTTGCGATGCAGGAATCTCAGCGCGTCAATCCAGGGAATGTGATCCCTCCGCTGGTTGAAGTTGCAGGGATGAAAGTGGGCCTGATGACCTGCTACGACGTGCGTTTCCCGGAGCTGGCGCGTCGCCTGGTGCTGGATGGCGCAGACGTGCTGGTGCTGCCTGCCGCATGGGTGAAAGGTCCACTGAAAGAGATGCACTGGGAGTTGCTCTGCACCGCACGCGCCCTGGAAAACACCTGCTACATGGTGGCCGTGGGCGAATGTGGCCCGCGCAACATCGGTAACAGCCTGGTGGTTGATCCGCTGGGTGTGGCCATTGCTAAAGCGCCTGAGTCTGCCGCGCTGGTGTTTGCCGACCTCGATCCACAACGCATTGCTTACGCCCGCAGCGTATTACCGGTGCTGGAAAACCGCCGTTTTGCACGTCCTGAATTGAAACCACTTTGA
- a CDS encoding amino acid ABC transporter ATP-binding protein, whose protein sequence is MSDVQPLVRARNVQKSYGDNEVLKGIDLDVFPGEVVVILGPSGSGKSTFLRCINHLEDMNAGSIMVGDEQIGYELKRGILHRLSARKIAHQRQKIGMVFQQFNLYPHMTVMQNIIEAPIGVHKYPRQEVLQHARELLSTVGLSDKADAWPRHLSGGQQQRVAIARALAIKPALMLFDEPTSALDPELVGEVLATMRTLADQGLTMIVVTHEIGFAREAADRVVFMDGGVVVEQGSPEQVIGNPQHPRTQAFLSRFI, encoded by the coding sequence ATGAGTGACGTTCAGCCGCTGGTCCGTGCGCGCAATGTGCAGAAGAGTTATGGCGATAATGAAGTACTGAAGGGTATCGATCTGGATGTGTTTCCGGGCGAGGTAGTGGTGATCCTCGGGCCTTCGGGATCGGGTAAATCGACTTTCCTGCGCTGCATTAACCATCTGGAAGATATGAATGCGGGCTCGATTATGGTGGGTGACGAGCAGATCGGTTACGAGCTGAAGCGCGGTATTCTGCACCGCTTGTCGGCACGCAAGATTGCCCATCAACGCCAGAAAATCGGCATGGTGTTTCAGCAGTTTAATCTTTACCCGCACATGACGGTGATGCAGAACATTATCGAAGCCCCGATTGGCGTGCATAAGTATCCGCGTCAGGAAGTGCTGCAGCATGCGCGAGAGCTGCTTTCAACCGTGGGCTTGAGTGATAAAGCCGATGCCTGGCCACGTCACCTTTCAGGCGGCCAGCAACAGCGTGTGGCGATTGCCCGTGCACTGGCGATCAAACCGGCGCTGATGCTGTTTGATGAGCCTACATCGGCGCTGGACCCAGAGCTGGTGGGTGAAGTGCTGGCCACCATGCGAACGCTGGCAGACCAGGGCTTGACCATGATTGTGGTGACGCACGAAATTGGTTTTGCGCGTGAAGCCGCTGACAGGGTGGTGTTTATGGATGGTGGTGTGGTGGTGGAGCAGGGCAGCCCGGAGCAGGTGATTGGCAATCCTCAGCATCCGCGTACCCAGGCATTTCTGAGCCGCTTTATTTAG
- the rlpA gene encoding endolytic peptidoglycan transglycosylase RlpA produces MRKDWLGVVLASLVLAACSTPEQQTNTAPPQPAYNGPVVEIPGVEPRYEPINPSTSQDYSVNGKNYRVIQDPSNYSEIGLATWYGDEAKGNRTAIGESYDPDAMTAAHPTLPLPSYVRVTNLANGRQIVVRVNDRGPYTPGRIIDLSRAAGDRLNISNNTRVRVDYIKVAPDGSVSGPGTIGTTVAKQSYALPARPDLGGGMVMMGGSSANATPTPAPQDVRAVDNSTLQSNGNMGAPVQSSGFLGAPQPLANGVLEGSEPAATPAPAAVAAPVAASAAPVSQNAHAGSGYVVQVGAVNDAARARQLATSLGKRFGVPGSVEANGNVYRIQLGGYKSRAEAAALQQRLTTEAQMSSFITTARPSM; encoded by the coding sequence ATGCGTAAGGATTGGCTTGGGGTTGTACTCGCATCACTGGTACTGGCTGCCTGTTCTACTCCAGAACAGCAGACTAACACGGCACCGCCACAACCGGCCTATAACGGCCCGGTGGTTGAGATCCCAGGCGTGGAGCCACGCTATGAACCGATCAATCCGTCCACCAGCCAGGATTACAGCGTTAACGGTAAAAATTACCGCGTGATTCAGGATCCGTCGAATTACAGCGAAATCGGTCTGGCGACCTGGTACGGTGACGAAGCTAAAGGCAATCGAACTGCGATTGGTGAATCTTACGATCCGGATGCCATGACTGCTGCTCACCCGACGTTGCCATTGCCAAGCTATGTGCGCGTGACTAACCTCGCCAACGGTCGTCAGATTGTGGTGCGCGTGAACGATCGCGGCCCTTATACGCCGGGGCGGATTATCGATTTATCTCGTGCCGCAGGCGATCGTCTTAACATCTCGAATAACACGCGCGTACGTGTGGATTACATCAAAGTCGCGCCGGATGGCTCGGTTTCCGGTCCTGGCACCATTGGCACTACCGTTGCTAAGCAGAGCTATGCCCTACCCGCACGCCCTGACTTGGGCGGCGGCATGGTGATGATGGGCGGCAGCAGCGCTAATGCCACACCAACCCCAGCCCCGCAGGATGTCCGCGCGGTGGATAACAGCACGCTGCAAAGCAACGGCAATATGGGTGCGCCAGTACAAAGCAGCGGTTTCCTTGGTGCGCCACAGCCGTTAGCCAATGGTGTACTGGAAGGCAGTGAACCCGCGGCCACGCCTGCCCCTGCGGCAGTTGCGGCGCCGGTGGCGGCCAGTGCTGCCCCCGTGAGTCAGAATGCTCACGCTGGAAGCGGTTACGTGGTACAGGTCGGCGCCGTCAATGACGCGGCACGTGCCCGCCAACTTGCCACCAGCCTGGGCAAACGTTTTGGTGTGCCGGGCAGCGTTGAGGCCAACGGTAATGTCTATCGCATCCAGCTCGGGGGTTACAAAAGCCGAGCTGAAGCCGCAGCGTTACAGCAGCGTCTGACCACTGAAGCACAGATGAGCTCATTTATTACCACTGCCCGCCCGTCAATGTAA